ACCGGCCGGCGTATCGACAGTGCCCGCAAGATACTCAAGGAGTGGAAAGTGCCGACGCCGGATGTTCTGGTCACGGCCGTTGGCAGTGAGATCTACTACGGTCACTGGATGGTCGAGGATGAGAGCTGGCAGACACTCATCGATTATCGCTGGGATCGCGATGGCCTGCTGGAGGCCATGGGCGATCTTGCCGGGTTGAAGCTGCAGATCAAAAGCGAACAGCGTCGTCACAAGATCTCCTACAACGTCGATCCCAAGGTGATGCCTTCGGTGCGCGATATACAACGCCACCTGCGCCAGCGTGATCTGCACGCCAACGTCATCTTCTCCCACCAGGCCTATCTTGATCTGTTACCGTTGCGCGCATCGAAGGGGCTCGCTTTGCGCTATCTTTCTATGAAGTGGAATCTGCCGCCGGAGCGTATTCTGGTCGCAGGCGATTCCGGTAACGATGAAGAGATGCTGCGCGGGGATATGTTGGGTGTAGTGGTTGGCAACTACAGCAAGGAGCTGGAGAAGCTGCGTGGTCAACCGCGTTTGTTGTTTGCCAGGCGGGACTATGCCTGGGGCGTGGTGGAGGCGCTGGACTACTTCGATTTTCTCGATCGGGTGGTCACGCACGATGAGGAGACGGGCGAGTGATCGAATCTTTGGACGACTTCCTGGCCGAGCATCGCGATCAGCTGTATCTTGCGCTGCGCCACTACCTGGGCCTGCAGAAACCCTTGTTGCTGCATTCCGAGTTGTGGGATGAGTTCGAACGTTTCTGTCGCGAGAGCGGTCACGAAACACTGCTGCAATCCCCGCTGGGCAAGGCGATTCATGCCACTCAGGAGGCGGTGCTCGATGCACCCTGGATCTATATCGCAGTGCGCCCGTCCGTCGCGCGCTGGCGCTATCTGCGGTTTCATGTTGAAGCAGGGCACCATGAAAGCATTCCCGTAAACGAGTTTCTGCGCTTCAAGGAACGCGTGGTCAACGGTCGCGACCACGAGCACGACTGGGTGCTGGAGGTGGATCTCGGTCCTTTCAATCGCGAGTTTCCCAAGCTGAAAGAGTCGCGCTCCATCGGCCGCGGCGTGGAGTTTCTCAATCGGCGCCTCTCCAGCCAGTTGTTCCAGGAACTCGGTAAAGGCGATCGCAAACTGCTGGAGTTTCTGCGCGTCCATCAGCACCAAGGCCGCAAGTTGATGCTCAACGATCGCATCGCCGAGGTGGATGATCTGCGCCGTGCCTTGCGCCGTGCCGAAGAGTATCTTGGTGGTCAGGCTGACGCCAACACCTGGGAGCAGGTCGGCCATACGCTGCAGTACCTGGGCTTCGAACCCGGCTGGGGGCGCGATGTGACGCGCATGCGCGATACGCTGGGGCAATTGAGCGACATCCTCGAAGCGCCCGAGCCGACGACCCTGGATCAGTTCCTGAGTCGTATCCCCATGATCTTCTCCATCGCCATCCTTTCACCCCATGGTTACTTCGGTCAGGCCAATGTGCTCGGACTTCCCGATACCGGTGGACAGGTGGTCTACATACTCGATCAGGTGCGGGCGCTGGAGAAGGAGATGCGCCGGCGCCTCTGGGAGCAGGGTCTGGAGATAGAGCCACGCATCCTGGTTATCACCCGGCTGATCCCCGAAGCGGGCAATACCACCTGCGATCAACGTCTGGAACCGATCGTGGGCACCGAGAACGCGCAGATTCTGCGGGTTCCGTTTCACAATCGGCAGGGCGAGATGATTCCGCAGTGGATCTCTCGCTTTCAGATCTGGCCGTATCTTGAGCGATTCACCGCCGATGTCGAACGCGAACTGCTGGCTGAATTGGGAGGGCGGCCCGATCTGATTATCGGTAACTACTCCGACGGCAACCTGGTGGCGACGCTGCTTTCGCAACGCCTCAAGGTCACCCAGTGCAACATCGCCCATGCTCTGGAGAAGACCAAGTACCTCTACTCCGATCTCTATTGGCGCGACAACGAGGAGCACTATCATTTCGCGTGCCAGTTCACCGCCGATCTCATCGCCATGAACGCCGCCGATTTTATTATCACCAGTACTTATCAAGAGATCGCCGGGCGCCAGGACAGCGTGGGGCAGTACGAAAGCTACGCCGCTTTTACCATGCCGGGGCTCTACCGGGTGGTCAACGGTATCGATCTGTTTGACCCCAAGTTCAATATCGTCTCGCCGGGTGCCGATGATGAGATCTACTTCCCCTATGGTGAATCGGGCCGGCGCCTGAGCGGTGTGCATGGCGAGATCGGCCGGCTGCTCTATGCCGCCGATCAGCCGGGCGCGCGCGGCGAGTTCATCGAACCCGAGAAACCGTTGCTGTTTACGATGGCCCGCCTCGACAAGATCAAAAACATCACCGGATTGGTGGAGTGGTATGCGCAAAACGATAAGCTGCGCGCGCTGACCAATCTGCTGGTCATAGCGGGACATGTCGATGTGAAACACTCTTCGGATGATGAGGAGCGCGCGCAGATTCAGCACATGCATCAGTTGATGGACGAGTACGGGCTCGACGGACAGGTGCGCTGGCTCGGAGTGCACCTGGAGAAGAAGCTCGCCGGCGAACTCTACCGCTACATTGCCGATCGCCGCGGCGCGTTTGTCCAACCGGCGCTGTTCGAGGCCTTCGGTCTCACCGTGATCGAAGCGATGGTTTCGGGGCTGCCTACCTTCGCCACCTGTTACGGCGGACCGTTGGAGATCATCGAAGATGGGATCTCAGGTTTTCATATCAACCCCAACCACGGCAGCGAGGCTGCCGACAAGCTGGTTCGATTCTTCGAGCGTTGTCAAAGCGAATCGGGCTATTGGGGACGCATCAGTCACGGTTCGGTGGAACGGGTGCGCGCCCGCTACACCTGGCAGCTCTACGCCGAGCGGCTGATGACGCTGTCGCGCATCTACGGTTTCTGGAAGTATGTCACCAACCTCGAACGCGACGAGACGCTGCGTTATCTGGAGATGTTCTACGGCCTGCAGTATCGACCGTTAGCGGAATTCGGCAGTGAGCAATAGTGGTCAAAACCCCTCTGCCTCTCGCCGGGGCACCAAGCACGGCAAACAGCTCTTCTGTGCTGTTTTGCGGTGTGGTTGGCACCTCAAGGCGTTTGCCCTTAGCGCCTGAATCCGCCGCTTAATGACGATTACGAATGGCCTGTCGACGTTGAAGGAAGTCGCGTTTCTGGGCGGGTGTGGCGTTCTGCCAGCGCTGTTTGAGCTGCGTGCGCCGCTCCGCAGGCAGGCTGCGATACCACTGATATTTCTTGCGTACCGCGGCGCGTTCGTCGGGTGACAGCGCGAGGTATTGCTGAAAGCGTTTGCGCAGCAGCTCGCGGCGCTCGGGGGTCAGGCTCTTCCAGCGCTCGAAGCGCTGGCGCATCAGCCTGCGTTCGCCCGGTGTGAGTTTGGCCCACCGCTGGGCGCCCTGGCGCAAACGCGCCTGACGTTCAGCGGGCAGCTGCTCCCAGCGCTCGGAAAGCGGAGCGAGAATCGTGCGCTCCTGATCCGAGAGCGCACTCCAGGCGGTTTGCGCAGCGGCGGGGAGGCTCAAGAGAGCCAACAGTGTGGTCACTAGCAGGCGCTTGATCATTGTTGCACCTCGTCGGTCGAGTCTTCCGGGCGAGCGGCGATATCCAGTTCCAGAGGATCGAGCCAGCCGCCATCGTCGGTGGCGAAGCTGGCAATGAATTCCAGCAGTTCGGCGTCGGGCAGGTTGGCGTCCGGCTCCTCCGCCCGTGATACTCCAATGCTTGCCAGCAGGCCGATCAGCAGCGCCGGCAGGAGCAAGCGATCAACCGGCATCGGTTTCTCTGTCCAGCCAGATGAAAAAGTCGAGCTCTTCCACCAGTTCGAGGCTTTCGTCGGCCAGCAGCAGTTCCAGATCCACTGCGACAAGGGTCTCGGGTAGCGCCGGCACCGGGGTATGGAGCCAGATACCCAGTGCAAGCACCCCGGCGGCGATGCCGCCCGCAGGAACCAGCCACGGCGCCGCAGCGCGCCA
This genomic window from Pseudomonadota bacterium contains:
- a CDS encoding sucrose synthase: MESLDDFLAEHRDQLYLALRHYLGLQKPLLLHSELWDEFERFCRESGHETLLQSPLGKAIHATQEAVLDAPWIYIAVRPSVARWRYLRFHVEAGHHESIPVNEFLRFKERVVNGRDHEHDWVLEVDLGPFNREFPKLKESRSIGRGVEFLNRRLSSQLFQELGKGDRKLLEFLRVHQHQGRKLMLNDRIAEVDDLRRALRRAEEYLGGQADANTWEQVGHTLQYLGFEPGWGRDVTRMRDTLGQLSDILEAPEPTTLDQFLSRIPMIFSIAILSPHGYFGQANVLGLPDTGGQVVYILDQVRALEKEMRRRLWEQGLEIEPRILVITRLIPEAGNTTCDQRLEPIVGTENAQILRVPFHNRQGEMIPQWISRFQIWPYLERFTADVERELLAELGGRPDLIIGNYSDGNLVATLLSQRLKVTQCNIAHALEKTKYLYSDLYWRDNEEHYHFACQFTADLIAMNAADFIITSTYQEIAGRQDSVGQYESYAAFTMPGLYRVVNGIDLFDPKFNIVSPGADDEIYFPYGESGRRLSGVHGEIGRLLYAADQPGARGEFIEPEKPLLFTMARLDKIKNITGLVEWYAQNDKLRALTNLLVIAGHVDVKHSSDDEERAQIQHMHQLMDEYGLDGQVRWLGVHLEKKLAGELYRYIADRRGAFVQPALFEAFGLTVIEAMVSGLPTFATCYGGPLEIIEDGISGFHINPNHGSEAADKLVRFFERCQSESGYWGRISHGSVERVRARYTWQLYAERLMTLSRIYGFWKYVTNLERDETLRYLEMFYGLQYRPLAEFGSEQ
- a CDS encoding DUF3106 domain-containing protein translates to MIKRLLVTTLLALLSLPAAAQTAWSALSDQERTILAPLSERWEQLPAERQARLRQGAQRWAKLTPGERRLMRQRFERWKSLTPERRELLRKRFQQYLALSPDERAAVRKKYQWYRSLPAERRTQLKQRWQNATPAQKRDFLQRRQAIRNRH
- a CDS encoding DUF3619 family protein; translation: MSEQRRPLDERIRKALDQSVADLPAEVRSKLTRARYNALARAPGRWRAAAPWLVPAGGIAAGVLALGIWLHTPVPALPETLVAVDLELLLADESLELVEELDFFIWLDRETDAG